Proteins from one Gimesia maris genomic window:
- a CDS encoding NPCBM/NEW2 domain-containing protein, whose product MFPLRSRFNVPAFFVLLSVLLLPGALQILQAFPPAENIDFDEKYKQLLQEAKSAPSPGTLKEVAFDAINASQAAIHSGDYTAAVKIAALAVKIGKSSGNNHASVTANSLKQRCTILSREYRDVEKFHQQLQKDPNDANAAALYGKFVALKLNNWKEGLFWLARGDDAEYRTLAKQEIANSQDASALLAVANGWYQLADKEKGLTKQELEMHTYDLYSQIWPQTVGAGRAALNARLSEMPLRYLNHMEEQDVLPGPWPFAKNGESGNGKGMFTINHVEYSNGLGLHPPNNGFARVRYQLDGQYKTFVTGVALIDATAEVRRSVTFTVFGDDRVLWKSPLIRVRGEAVFCKVSVRNINRLEIRTESPGQAYGANAVWLDPHVLK is encoded by the coding sequence ATGTTTCCGCTGAGAAGTCGGTTTAATGTTCCTGCATTTTTTGTTCTCCTGTCTGTTCTGTTGCTTCCAGGCGCTCTCCAGATTCTGCAGGCGTTTCCCCCTGCTGAGAACATCGATTTCGATGAGAAATACAAGCAGCTTTTACAGGAAGCGAAATCGGCCCCTTCCCCGGGAACTCTGAAAGAAGTGGCGTTTGATGCGATTAACGCCAGTCAGGCAGCGATCCATTCGGGTGATTATACAGCCGCGGTGAAGATCGCTGCGCTTGCCGTCAAAATCGGGAAGTCATCAGGAAATAACCACGCCTCTGTGACGGCGAACAGTTTGAAGCAGCGCTGCACGATCCTGTCACGTGAATATCGCGACGTCGAAAAATTTCATCAGCAACTGCAGAAGGATCCGAATGACGCGAACGCGGCAGCTCTGTATGGAAAGTTCGTCGCATTAAAGTTGAACAACTGGAAAGAGGGACTGTTCTGGCTTGCCCGAGGAGATGATGCAGAATATCGAACCCTGGCAAAGCAGGAAATTGCGAACTCCCAGGATGCGAGTGCGCTGCTGGCGGTAGCCAATGGCTGGTATCAGTTAGCCGACAAAGAGAAAGGGTTGACGAAACAGGAACTGGAGATGCACACTTATGACCTGTATAGCCAGATCTGGCCTCAAACAGTCGGAGCAGGTCGAGCGGCGCTGAATGCCAGGTTAAGCGAGATGCCATTGCGGTATCTGAATCACATGGAAGAGCAGGATGTCCTTCCAGGGCCGTGGCCTTTCGCAAAAAATGGAGAGAGCGGAAATGGCAAGGGAATGTTTACCATCAATCATGTTGAATATTCCAATGGACTGGGGTTACATCCGCCGAACAATGGTTTTGCACGCGTGCGTTATCAGTTAGATGGTCAATACAAAACCTTTGTGACCGGCGTCGCTCTCATTGATGCTACGGCTGAAGTTCGCCGTTCCGTCACATTTACTGTTTTCGGAGATGACCGGGTTCTCTGGAAATCACCACTCATCCGCGTTCGAGGGGAAGCGGTCTTCTGTAAAGTTTCTGTCAGGAATATTAACAGGCTGGAAATTCGAACTGAATCACCGGGTCAGGCTTATGGAGCAAATGCCGTCTGGCTTGATCCACACGTTTTGAAATAG
- a CDS encoding sulfatase-like hydrolase/transferase has product MLRALLSVIVFLLLLQSTVSAELKKPNILFILVDDLGKEWMDCYGQEWIQLPAIDELAATGMKFENAWCMPQCTPTRVTLLTGQYPFRHGWTNHWDVPRWGAGAHFDPQQNTTFANVLRDAGYKTCAAGKWQIDDFRVEPNAMQEAGFDDWCMWTGYEAQNPPSANRYWDPYINIKGKGSQSYPGQFGPDIFCDYLIDFIGKHKTEPMLLYYPMVLTHTPLTTTPLNKDETDKTSLFPVMVRYTDKLVGRLVTALDEAGIRENTIIVFTTDNGTGGQSNIKFRGRFVRGGKTKMTEHNGTAMPFIVNCPGTVPGGVETDALIDFTDILPTFAELGGGKLPASRVVDGKSFAPLMLGETKEGPREWILSMGGGPAALRDGRVQPALDYDDRVIRDKHYKLWIDANRKPSKLFRITGDQWEEQNLIHSNSPKDQAALERLTAIAAQFPTKDGAPLYEKNPPQKWDQKPGIPGQGKKQKRKAKTKQ; this is encoded by the coding sequence ATGTTGCGTGCCCTGCTGTCTGTGATCGTATTTCTTCTGTTGCTGCAGTCGACTGTTTCTGCCGAGCTTAAAAAGCCGAACATTCTGTTCATTCTGGTCGATGATCTGGGCAAGGAATGGATGGACTGCTACGGTCAGGAGTGGATACAACTTCCCGCGATCGATGAACTGGCGGCGACCGGGATGAAATTCGAGAATGCGTGGTGCATGCCACAATGCACGCCGACGCGGGTGACACTGCTCACCGGGCAGTATCCGTTTCGGCATGGCTGGACCAATCACTGGGATGTCCCCCGCTGGGGCGCGGGCGCTCATTTCGATCCGCAGCAGAACACGACGTTTGCGAATGTGCTGCGCGATGCGGGTTACAAAACGTGTGCCGCGGGCAAGTGGCAGATCGATGATTTCCGCGTGGAACCCAATGCGATGCAGGAAGCGGGCTTTGATGACTGGTGCATGTGGACCGGTTATGAAGCACAGAACCCGCCGAGTGCGAATCGCTACTGGGACCCTTATATCAACATCAAAGGGAAAGGGAGCCAGAGCTACCCCGGTCAGTTCGGCCCCGATATTTTCTGCGACTACCTGATCGACTTCATCGGCAAACATAAAACCGAACCGATGCTGCTGTATTATCCGATGGTTTTGACACACACGCCTTTGACTACGACACCGTTAAACAAGGACGAAACAGACAAGACAAGTCTGTTTCCGGTGATGGTACGCTATACCGACAAACTGGTGGGCCGACTGGTGACAGCGCTGGACGAAGCGGGCATCCGCGAGAACACGATCATCGTCTTCACCACAGACAACGGTACCGGCGGCCAAAGCAACATTAAATTTCGCGGCCGCTTCGTGCGGGGTGGTAAGACGAAAATGACGGAACACAACGGGACCGCGATGCCGTTCATTGTCAACTGTCCGGGGACCGTTCCCGGCGGGGTGGAGACCGACGCGCTGATCGACTTCACCGATATTCTCCCCACGTTTGCCGAACTGGGAGGCGGTAAGCTGCCTGCCAGTCGCGTCGTAGATGGAAAGTCGTTCGCACCACTGATGCTTGGTGAGACCAAAGAGGGGCCACGCGAGTGGATTCTCTCAATGGGAGGCGGCCCGGCAGCTTTGCGCGACGGACGCGTGCAGCCTGCGCTGGACTACGACGATCGCGTGATCCGCGACAAACACTATAAACTCTGGATCGATGCCAACCGGAAACCGAGCAAACTGTTCAGGATCACCGGAGACCAGTGGGAAGAGCAGAACCTGATTCATTCAAACAGCCCGAAAGACCAGGCAGCGCTGGAACGGCTGACCGCGATTGCGGCACAGTTTCCCACGAAAGACGGGGCGCCCCTTTACGAGAAGAATCCGCCTCAAAAGTGGGATCAGAAACCGGGGATACCCGGGCAGGGGAAAAAGCAGAAGAGAAAAGCGAAAACGAAGCAGTAA
- a CDS encoding protein kinase domain-containing protein: protein MSDKDLDTDGQSLNIDQLIADFKTRTDAGEPFPFEKFIAAHPEHTDELTRYFKQWKELETPPHPDKAGADKASTGTSEPGKLSEEDATAHTVVQVSGDSESSLTQAYDQSGTESATSVEISDSFGRYAIQKVLGQGAMGAVYLAKDTQLDRDVALKIPKFGDGNGVDDEELLARFYREARAAATLRSPNICPVYDVGEIDGQHYITMAFIDGRPLKDYTKSKKTHSEKQIISTIRKLALGLAEAHEIGVIHRDLKPANIMVDLKGEPVVMDFGLARRSSSDDVQVTQSGAIIGTPAYMAPEQVAGDQSAIDHQADIYALGIIMYELITGEMPFKGNLMALLQQIALNNPTKPSELRPDIDPRLEAICLKMMAGDQAQRYQSMTDVATDLQEVLRNPDERHRQAQAKQKGPKPKSLPTAKEESNPALISIDRSKSSADRMRTKQRKKSSSAGKSTAASKSNSASPPKKLLIAGGIGGLLLLLLLVVVSFILPGKQAEQTAASDSVINPSENGEKTATPFFAKSNSDGSKTPGTSGTKGKYALQFDGSSVVIIPNTNWSERDELTYEVFVQDSDVNNHESGMKYVLNHHYTCAFLRWVDGWGFMANLEGEKMVRVSSSKQLPAPGDWVHLAGVIKNRTVQLFVNGEPMEAKQLPEKVNSKSGKTVQLGPNFSGKIRGVKISKTARFDKRFDPPQQFSNDADTLALYQFNEGFGDVLKDSSGNGYDGKIEGAKWVPLDQTVAIENPERNDALDFNGRTSRVEVPDFQLSGSPPLTLEGWLTPSEKSTSNAILFYGGKLDSLTIQVGGIRRWEFGGRQASTDRRVEVSGPKINKWETRTHVAGQWDGKSLELFIDGKPVKRNDNIGNFTPQGILEIGGHDGARFKGKIDEIRISNTLRYKTEFTPPDVFTNDQHTLALYHFNEGSGDILKDSSGNGHDGKIVDAKWVRVKNNSAEKPLAEMLTSDEYEWTEPVNLGPNVNSGENDVYPTLSEDGLSLIFSSKRGKHANLYECRRASINDDWGPAQELIGINLSQHDQITPWLSADGLTLLFGNKSPGGENINLFQTRRATRDTPWDTPIDLGSSINSDKEDGGGALSPDGLTMYLASKRPGSRFRDLYRAQRPALDAPWQEPKLLGREINLAWEEKCPQLLPDGISLMYLGGNKNDYQLMLAQPVAGGNYEVQTLESPVNNISFCLSADGQTMIFDSRRPDGLGGLDLWMTRRVPRRKQEKQTIPPPAVVPVDLAAAKQHQRTWADDLDLPVEKEVELPGGEKMAFVLIPPGEFMMGAGEEEKTRFLKEAITSEDKFSIKRIPLEGPLHRVRITRPFYLGAYEVTQSQWEAVVGTNPSKNAGNPTHPVEMVSWDETQLFFARLNKQTTDPSLKFVLPTEAQWEYACRAGTTTPWYCGDDDENLSQFAWHSKNSRSITQPTGQLKPNAFGLYDMHGNVFEWCRDKFQRVRDDYSINSTVDDPVGVASGTGRVNRGGAYILSTSRQRSAHRNFELQDRSFPIIGFRAAMTINMAKSVKVDHSSTQTIDLLADLVPTILNSRNMTWQMQDGILIGNSTASRKRKDWAGAKFPQEISGDFDCELELKQSGFAPLQLDLPLGDKQAIRLHLGGLGSALMVIDGKEDRHAAPEHSNKDARLKRNVWQRLTAKVRHQGENVSIDVALDGDRVGLFSGLRSRITFPKWVKPDPVHVKFAGTGHNELQLEFRRAVVHIDPPAAIEIEQTKPK, encoded by the coding sequence TTTGAATATCGATCAGTTGATCGCTGATTTCAAAACTCGCACCGACGCTGGTGAACCGTTCCCCTTTGAGAAATTCATCGCGGCCCATCCCGAACATACCGATGAACTCACGCGGTATTTCAAGCAGTGGAAAGAGTTAGAAACTCCCCCGCATCCTGACAAAGCGGGAGCTGATAAGGCATCAACGGGAACCAGCGAGCCCGGCAAACTTTCCGAAGAAGATGCGACTGCTCACACTGTTGTCCAGGTGTCAGGTGATTCAGAATCGTCGCTCACCCAGGCTTATGATCAGTCAGGAACGGAATCAGCGACCAGTGTCGAGATCTCCGATTCCTTCGGTCGTTACGCGATTCAAAAGGTGCTCGGGCAGGGCGCGATGGGCGCAGTCTATCTTGCCAAAGATACGCAGCTGGATCGTGATGTCGCTCTGAAAATCCCCAAGTTCGGTGATGGGAACGGCGTTGATGATGAAGAACTGCTCGCACGCTTCTATCGCGAGGCCCGGGCAGCAGCAACACTGCGCAGTCCCAATATCTGTCCCGTCTACGATGTCGGTGAAATCGACGGTCAGCACTATATCACCATGGCGTTCATTGATGGCCGACCGCTGAAGGATTACACGAAGTCGAAGAAGACTCATTCCGAAAAACAGATTATCAGCACGATTCGCAAGCTCGCTTTAGGTTTGGCTGAAGCACACGAGATTGGTGTGATTCACCGCGATTTGAAACCCGCCAATATCATGGTCGATCTGAAAGGTGAGCCGGTCGTCATGGACTTCGGTCTCGCCCGTCGCAGTTCCAGTGATGATGTGCAGGTGACACAAAGCGGAGCGATCATCGGTACGCCAGCCTACATGGCACCCGAACAGGTGGCGGGCGACCAGTCCGCCATTGATCATCAGGCCGATATCTACGCCCTGGGCATCATCATGTATGAACTGATTACGGGTGAGATGCCGTTCAAGGGAAACCTGATGGCGCTGCTGCAGCAAATTGCGCTCAACAATCCGACGAAGCCTTCTGAATTGCGTCCCGACATTGATCCGCGACTGGAGGCCATCTGTCTGAAAATGATGGCCGGTGACCAGGCGCAGCGTTACCAGTCAATGACGGACGTCGCGACTGATTTACAGGAAGTTCTCCGCAACCCGGACGAAAGACACAGGCAGGCACAAGCCAAACAGAAAGGCCCGAAGCCGAAATCACTTCCTACTGCGAAAGAAGAATCGAACCCGGCTTTGATTTCGATAGACCGCTCCAAATCCTCGGCGGACAGGATGCGTACGAAGCAGAGGAAGAAGTCATCGTCGGCGGGTAAGTCGACTGCCGCTTCTAAATCAAACTCGGCCAGCCCGCCTAAGAAACTGCTGATCGCTGGCGGAATTGGGGGACTGTTGCTGTTGCTGCTGCTTGTGGTTGTTTCTTTTATCCTTCCCGGCAAACAGGCTGAGCAGACTGCCGCCTCCGATTCCGTGATCAACCCCAGTGAGAACGGTGAAAAAACGGCAACTCCTTTTTTCGCGAAATCCAACAGCGACGGTAGCAAGACTCCAGGGACTTCTGGAACGAAAGGTAAATATGCTCTCCAGTTCGATGGTTCAAGTGTGGTGATAATACCGAATACCAACTGGAGTGAACGCGATGAATTGACCTATGAGGTTTTTGTCCAGGATTCTGATGTCAACAATCATGAGAGCGGGATGAAATATGTCCTCAATCATCATTACACATGTGCTTTCCTTCGCTGGGTCGATGGGTGGGGGTTTATGGCTAATCTGGAAGGTGAGAAAATGGTGCGTGTTTCCTCATCGAAACAACTGCCAGCACCAGGAGACTGGGTCCATTTAGCGGGAGTCATTAAGAACCGTACAGTTCAGCTGTTTGTGAACGGGGAGCCGATGGAAGCGAAACAACTCCCCGAAAAAGTCAATTCGAAAAGTGGGAAAACAGTTCAACTGGGACCTAATTTTTCTGGAAAAATTCGCGGCGTCAAAATTTCGAAGACTGCTCGCTTTGACAAACGCTTTGATCCCCCTCAGCAGTTTTCTAACGATGCCGACACCCTTGCTCTCTATCAGTTTAATGAAGGCTTCGGCGACGTTCTGAAGGACTCCTCCGGCAACGGATATGACGGGAAGATCGAAGGAGCAAAGTGGGTGCCATTGGATCAGACCGTTGCAATCGAGAATCCCGAGAGAAATGATGCACTTGACTTCAATGGAAGAACGAGTCGAGTCGAAGTTCCTGATTTTCAACTTTCCGGCTCCCCACCGCTGACACTTGAAGGATGGCTGACTCCTTCTGAAAAATCGACATCCAATGCAATATTGTTCTATGGCGGCAAGCTAGATTCTTTAACCATTCAAGTGGGGGGGATTCGCCGCTGGGAATTTGGGGGAAGACAGGCAAGCACTGATCGGCGGGTCGAAGTTTCTGGTCCGAAGATCAACAAGTGGGAGACACGAACGCACGTCGCAGGGCAATGGGATGGTAAATCACTGGAACTCTTCATCGACGGGAAACCAGTCAAACGGAATGACAACATCGGGAACTTCACTCCGCAGGGGATACTTGAAATCGGTGGACATGATGGCGCTCGTTTTAAAGGCAAAATCGATGAAATTCGTATCTCAAACACACTGCGTTACAAAACAGAATTTACACCACCAGACGTGTTTACCAATGATCAACACACCCTTGCCTTATACCACTTTAATGAAGGCTCCGGCGACATCCTGAAAGATTCATCCGGCAACGGACACGACGGGAAAATCGTCGATGCGAAGTGGGTACGAGTCAAGAACAACTCTGCGGAAAAGCCGCTTGCCGAAATGCTGACTTCCGACGAGTATGAATGGACCGAACCGGTCAACCTGGGGCCTAACGTCAACAGCGGGGAAAACGACGTCTATCCAACCCTCTCAGAGGATGGACTCTCGCTGATATTTTCCTCAAAACGCGGCAAACACGCCAATCTGTATGAGTGCCGCCGTGCGAGCATCAATGATGATTGGGGACCAGCTCAGGAATTGATCGGAATCAATCTCAGTCAACACGATCAGATTACCCCCTGGCTCAGTGCTGATGGTCTGACGCTGTTGTTCGGCAACAAGTCCCCTGGAGGGGAAAACATCAACCTCTTCCAGACGCGGCGTGCCACGCGCGATACCCCCTGGGATACGCCGATCGACCTCGGCTCCTCCATCAATTCAGACAAAGAAGATGGAGGCGGAGCGCTGTCGCCCGACGGACTGACAATGTACCTGGCTTCCAAGCGACCGGGCTCTCGTTTCCGCGATTTATACCGGGCCCAGCGACCTGCCCTGGATGCTCCCTGGCAGGAGCCGAAGCTTCTGGGACGAGAGATTAATCTGGCATGGGAAGAGAAGTGTCCGCAGCTGTTGCCTGATGGAATATCGTTGATGTACTTAGGCGGTAACAAAAATGACTACCAGCTTATGCTCGCTCAGCCAGTTGCGGGCGGTAACTATGAAGTGCAAACGCTCGAGTCTCCGGTAAATAATATCTCATTCTGCCTGAGTGCCGATGGCCAGACCATGATTTTTGACAGCAGACGTCCTGATGGTCTGGGAGGGTTGGATCTGTGGATGACCCGCCGTGTGCCGCGACGGAAGCAGGAGAAGCAAACCATACCTCCCCCAGCCGTCGTCCCAGTTGACTTGGCTGCGGCGAAGCAGCACCAGCGGACATGGGCGGACGATCTCGATCTGCCGGTTGAGAAGGAAGTCGAACTGCCCGGCGGCGAGAAGATGGCCTTCGTGCTCATTCCCCCCGGCGAATTCATGATGGGAGCGGGCGAAGAAGAAAAAACCAGATTCCTCAAAGAAGCAATTACATCGGAAGACAAATTCTCTATCAAGCGAATTCCGCTAGAAGGACCGCTGCATCGAGTCCGGATTACGCGACCATTCTATCTGGGAGCTTACGAGGTAACGCAGTCTCAGTGGGAAGCAGTGGTCGGCACCAATCCGTCGAAGAATGCAGGCAATCCGACGCATCCTGTTGAAATGGTGAGCTGGGACGAAACTCAGTTATTTTTCGCCAGGTTGAACAAGCAGACAACCGATCCGTCCCTGAAATTTGTTTTGCCCACGGAAGCCCAATGGGAATATGCGTGCCGCGCGGGAACAACCACCCCGTGGTATTGTGGTGATGATGATGAGAATCTGTCGCAGTTTGCGTGGCATTCCAAAAACAGCCGCTCAATAACACAGCCGACAGGGCAGCTGAAACCAAATGCGTTCGGACTGTACGATATGCACGGAAACGTGTTCGAGTGGTGTCGTGACAAGTTTCAGAGAGTGAGGGACGATTACTCCATAAACTCAACTGTCGATGATCCAGTCGGTGTCGCTTCGGGAACTGGTCGCGTGAATCGTGGCGGAGCTTATATCCTCTCTACATCTCGCCAGCGATCAGCGCATCGCAATTTCGAACTGCAGGATCGCAGTTTTCCTATCATCGGATTCCGGGCGGCGATGACGATCAACATGGCGAAGTCGGTGAAAGTGGATCATAGTTCGACTCAGACAATCGACCTGTTGGCTGATCTCGTGCCCACGATTTTGAATTCCAGGAATATGACATGGCAGATGCAAGACGGAATACTTATCGGTAACAGCACTGCATCCAGGAAGAGAAAAGACTGGGCCGGTGCGAAGTTTCCCCAGGAAATCAGCGGTGATTTTGACTGCGAACTTGAGTTAAAGCAATCGGGCTTCGCTCCGTTGCAATTGGATTTACCGCTGGGCGATAAGCAGGCGATCCGCCTGCATCTAGGCGGACTCGGCAGTGCACTCATGGTAATTGATGGAAAAGAAGATCGACACGCTGCTCCAGAGCACAGCAACAAGGACGCCAGGTTGAAAAGAAATGTCTGGCAGCGCTTGACGGCGAAAGTCCGCCACCAGGGAGAAAACGTCAGCATCGATGTTGCCCTGGACGGAGACCGCGTTGGTCTGTTCTCTGGACTTCGTTCACGGATTACGTTTCCCAAGTGGGTCAAACCCGATCCAGTCCATGTCAAGTTCGCGGGAACCGGCCATAACGAACTTCAACTGGAATTTCGCCGTGCTGTTGTCCACATCGATCCTCCTGCGGCAATAGAGATCGAGCAAACGAAGCCCAAGTAG
- a CDS encoding class I SAM-dependent methyltransferase produces the protein MKFDPRTHVVEDRIGLQLANPNASCRFVPTRDHFIEDLVAEQITQGLSQFVIFAAELDT, from the coding sequence GTGAAATTCGATCCGAGAACGCATGTCGTAGAAGACAGAATCGGACTGCAACTTGCGAATCCGAACGCCAGCTGTCGGTTCGTCCCGACACGGGACCACTTTATTGAAGACCTGGTAGCAGAACAGATCACTCAGGGACTTTCACAATTTGTGATTTTCGCTGCGGAGCTCGACACCTAA
- a CDS encoding N(4)-(beta-N-acetylglucosaminyl)-L-asparaginase — protein MTNRRTFIKSAAGLGASLSLFANFKARAQERPAPRRPLILCSRGEEWAEKVLQPGWDVLEAGGDILDAVEKSAQVTELDPEDQSVGYGGLPNENGVVQLDASFMDGRTHNCGSVGALENIKTPSSVARLVMERTDHIHLVGEGARQFARAHGFKEENLLTDKSRKMWLRWKENLSDKDDWLPPKDGNYDLDKRPTGTINILALDSKGDLAGCTTTSGLFGKLPGRIGDSPIIGAGLYVDNEVGAAGATGRGEEILRTCGSFFVVEQMRAGKSPREACQALCERIVKINGGPDKVDFNDKIVAINKNGEAGCFAIRGPKNKPPEAAIITAAGIEIIKGSYLIET, from the coding sequence ATGACAAATCGCAGAACTTTCATTAAATCGGCAGCGGGGCTGGGTGCTTCGCTTTCATTGTTCGCTAATTTCAAGGCGCGTGCACAGGAGAGACCCGCTCCCCGCCGCCCTTTGATCCTCTGCAGCCGCGGAGAAGAGTGGGCCGAAAAGGTACTTCAGCCCGGCTGGGATGTGCTGGAAGCGGGAGGTGACATTCTTGATGCGGTCGAGAAATCGGCCCAGGTGACCGAACTGGATCCGGAAGACCAGTCCGTCGGATATGGAGGCCTGCCGAACGAAAACGGGGTCGTGCAGCTTGATGCCTCGTTCATGGATGGCCGAACCCACAATTGCGGTTCGGTCGGGGCGCTGGAGAATATTAAGACGCCGTCCTCTGTGGCACGACTCGTTATGGAGCGGACCGATCATATTCACCTGGTCGGAGAAGGCGCCCGTCAGTTTGCCCGGGCACACGGTTTCAAGGAAGAGAATCTGCTCACCGATAAATCGCGCAAGATGTGGCTCCGCTGGAAGGAGAATCTGAGCGACAAGGACGACTGGCTGCCTCCCAAAGACGGGAACTACGATCTCGACAAACGGCCGACGGGGACGATCAATATTCTGGCACTGGACAGCAAGGGGGATCTGGCCGGCTGTACGACGACCTCGGGACTGTTTGGCAAGCTGCCGGGCCGGATCGGCGATTCCCCCATCATCGGTGCGGGCCTGTATGTGGATAACGAAGTCGGAGCTGCAGGCGCGACGGGGCGGGGGGAAGAAATCTTAAGGACCTGTGGCAGCTTTTTCGTCGTCGAACAGATGCGGGCCGGCAAAAGTCCCCGCGAAGCCTGTCAGGCACTCTGCGAGCGGATTGTGAAAATCAACGGCGGCCCGGACAAAGTTGACTTCAATGACAAGATTGTCGCCATCAATAAAAATGGTGAAGCCGGCTGCTTCGCGATTCGTGGTCCGAAGAATAAGCCTCCTGAAGCAGCCATCATCACCGCAGCGGGGATCGAAATCATCAAGGGTTCTTACCTGATTGAGACCTGA
- a CDS encoding sulfatase family protein, which translates to MLTRFSVFLLLCFVITPAWVQAEQQPNILFILTDQWRAQSIGYAGNEQVKTPNIDELARGSVNFKNAVSGCPVCCPFRATFMTGQRPLTHGVFLNDVQLPAKSVTIAEVMDKAGYETGFIGKWHLDGRGRTAFTPPERRQGFEFWRALECTHNYNNSFYYADSPERRTWEGYDAFAQTRVARQFIRNQSKAGQPFLLVMSYGSPHNPYHTAPPEYQSMYEPEKIKLRPNVPKDQQAAAKKELAGYYAHCSALDDCVGDLLATLKETGVDDNTIIVFTSDHGDMLHSHGQIRKQKPWDESLRVPMLFRLNGAEHAKGRTLDTPINSEDLMPTLLGLCELKIPASVEGLDFSGYLRGGENPSDGATVITCPAPFGEWQRSRGGKEYRGLRTTRYTYVRDLKGPWLLYDNHADPFQQRNLCNDPGVAQVQAELEALLNKKLAAQNDQFLPGSKYIAKFSHKVDPKTGTVPYTN; encoded by the coding sequence ATGCTCACTCGTTTTTCTGTATTCCTGTTACTCTGCTTCGTGATCACTCCCGCCTGGGTTCAGGCAGAACAGCAGCCGAATATTTTATTCATTCTTACCGATCAATGGCGGGCTCAGTCGATCGGCTATGCGGGAAATGAGCAGGTCAAAACGCCGAATATTGATGAACTGGCGCGTGGCAGCGTCAACTTTAAGAACGCCGTTTCCGGCTGCCCCGTCTGCTGTCCCTTTCGAGCGACATTCATGACCGGACAGCGCCCCCTGACGCATGGAGTATTTCTGAACGACGTGCAACTGCCAGCCAAATCCGTCACGATTGCTGAGGTGATGGACAAGGCCGGTTACGAAACCGGATTCATCGGAAAGTGGCACCTGGACGGGCGGGGGCGGACTGCTTTCACGCCGCCGGAGCGTCGACAGGGCTTTGAATTCTGGCGGGCGCTGGAATGCACGCATAACTACAACAATTCCTTCTACTATGCCGACTCGCCCGAGCGACGGACGTGGGAAGGCTACGACGCGTTCGCCCAGACGCGGGTGGCCCGGCAGTTTATTCGCAATCAGTCGAAAGCGGGTCAGCCGTTTCTGCTGGTGATGTCATACGGATCGCCTCACAATCCGTATCACACGGCACCGCCGGAATATCAGAGCATGTATGAGCCCGAGAAAATTAAACTGCGTCCCAATGTACCAAAAGACCAGCAGGCCGCCGCGAAAAAAGAACTGGCAGGATACTATGCCCACTGCAGTGCGCTGGATGACTGCGTTGGCGATCTGCTGGCGACACTGAAAGAAACCGGTGTCGATGACAACACGATCATCGTCTTCACCTCCGATCATGGCGACATGCTGCATTCCCACGGACAGATCCGCAAACAGAAACCGTGGGATGAATCGCTGCGGGTGCCGATGCTGTTTCGGCTCAATGGAGCCGAGCACGCGAAAGGTCGCACCCTCGATACTCCCATTAATTCCGAAGACCTGATGCCGACACTGCTGGGTCTTTGCGAGCTCAAAATCCCTGCCAGCGTCGAAGGGCTGGATTTCAGTGGTTATCTGCGTGGCGGTGAAAATCCCTCCGACGGTGCGACAGTCATCACCTGCCCTGCCCCCTTCGGTGAATGGCAGCGGAGTCGAGGCGGTAAAGAATACCGGGGCCTGCGAACGACCCGATACACTTACGTCCGCGATCTCAAAGGTCCCTGGCTGCTGTACGACAACCATGCGGATCCTTTTCAGCAACGAAACCTCTGCAACGATCCAGGTGTCGCCCAAGTTCAGGCCGAACTCGAGGCACTCCTCAACAAAAAACTGGCTGCCCAGAATGACCAGTTTCTGCCCGGTAGTAAGTATATTGCCAAGTTCAGTCACAAGGTCGATCCAAAAACAGGAACGGTACCTTATACGAATTGA